The genomic segment GGCGGACAGAACGTCAACAAGGTCGCCTCGAAGGTTGAGTTGCGTTTCGACGCGGGTAACTCCCGGGCGCTGAGCGAAGAGACACGCGCGCGCCTCATTCAGCTCGCAGGCTCGAGAGCCAGCTTGGAAGGCGTGATCGTGATCGTCGCCCAAGACACCCGCGATCAGCGGCGGAACCTGGAGCTCGCGCGGGAGCGCTTGGCGGAGCTGGTGCGTCAGGCGTTGGTTCGCCCCAAGCGCCGGCGCCCCACCAAGCCGAGCCGCGCGGCCACCGCCCGGCGTTTGGACGCCAAGAAGCGTCAGGGCGACAAGAAGCGCTCGCGCCAGGCCGGCTTCGACTGAGCCAGCCCTGCAACTGAGCCAGCCCTGCAACTGAGCTAGGCCTGCGATGGACCTAGCGCAGAGCGGCGCGAGCGCCGCCGCCTCAGTAGCAGCAACCCAAGGAGTGCAAACAGCGCGCTGGGCGACTGCCTTGGGGCGTCGTTCCGCGTCAGGCGGCAGGCACAACCGGAGTCTCCGTCGGAGGTGCTGGTTGCGGGGTTGAAACCCGCCCCGGCGCTGCCTGCCGCTCCTGCGCCGCCGCTGCTGTCGGCGCCGCTGCCACCGCCTGGCCAACTCCCCGCGGAACCAGCTGAGCCTCCGTTTGCCACGCCCCCATTGCTGCTGTTGCTGCCGCCAGTGCTTGCGCCCGCGGCGCCACCTTCTGCGCCGGCGCCTCCCGCGCCTCCGTTGCCGGCGCCTGCGGGTGTCCAGCGCACCGCATCGAAGCTGAGCTTTCGCATCAGGCTGTCGTAGTTCTCCCCGGTGTTGTCGCCGAGGCTCACGTAGCGGTCATCCCCTTGAGTGAGGGAGTACACACCCAGGCTCACCCAGCCCTTTTGCGCAGCTTGATTGACGCTAGGGCTGCTCGTGATGCCTGCTCCATCGAACACGTCATACACGGCGTTCTGGGAGCTAGCCTCGCTATTCGGGACGTGCACCGAGAGCTCGTAGTCGCCGGGCGTATCCACGTGGAAGTGCCAGCGACCGTAGGTCTCCTGGTCCACGGCGTCGGTGGTGAATGTGTAGTAGTGGTGGTCCCCGTAGCCCTCGGCGACATCCCACCAGTAGGAAGTGGCGCGCTCGAAGCAGGCGGAGTCGCTCTCGTCGATCACCAGCTCCGAGCCGTTCAGCCGGGCGTCGCAGCTTGGGGGCGGACCGCAGTTGTCGCTCGTGATGTTGGTGCCGAGGCTCGGATCACCGAAGTTCTGAAAGGTGCTGGGCAGGCTCTGGCACCACCAGGAGCCACAGCTTTGCTGGATTTGAAAGTGCAGGTGCGTGCCGCAGATCCATCCGCTATTGCCGACGCGGCCGACCACGTCGCCACGTTTCACCGACTGTCCGACGCTGAGGCTCGAGCTGCCGGCTTGCAGGTGGAGAAACAACGCCTCCGTACCGTCACCGAAGGCGATGATCACGTAGTTGGCATCGTTTGCGTAGGCGGAGTCACAACCGTAGGAGCTCGAATCCATGCGGATCATGCGCACGGTGCCATCCGCGGGCGCGCTGACTTCGCCTCCAAGGCCGATGCCGATGTCCCAGGCGTAGGCGCCCTCTGCGGTGTGACTACCGGTGTTGTGCCCTTGGGTGACGGAGCAGGTCACGCCGCACGGCCAGGGCGCGGCCAACTGGGGCGTTGCGCCAGCCGAGCCGGCGTACAGCAGACCTAACCCCAAACCAAGCAAGCAAGCTGACGTGCGCTTCATACTCAAGGCTCGACCGCGGTGGTCGACGTGTGAAGCAGAAGCAATCGCCATGCCCGTTCGGGGGGTGAGGAGTGTCGGGGACTTAGCGTCGCCCGCTCGACCGTGTTGTGCACTTGGGCCTGTTGCCTTGCACAACCCTGCACAAGCGGACCACGGATATATCCACGTGGAATCGAGCGTGAGGGTGCCCTGTCATGACTCGAAGGCCACGCACACGCTCTGCAAGATGGGGGACACGTCGTCGCTGACGGTGAAGGTGATGCTCACCGTGGTTCCGCTGCCATCCTCCACCAGTACCAGGGTGATGGGTGTGTTCACCGGTAAGTTGGTCAGCTCGTAGAAGCCCATCGGGTCGTTGAAGAAGCTGCCAGCGCTGATCGACGCCACGGTGTAACCACTGCCGGAACCGGTCCAGGCCATGGTGTCGAAGTCGAAGTCGATGGCGAGCTGGTCGGCGGCGGGAGGCGTGGGGCTGGCCGCGCAGCTAGCGTCCGTCGTCGTGAAACTGACGCCGGCGGCGAAGAGGTTCGCCGTCTGCGCGCTGAGGATTGCTTCCTCAGGGTTACACGCGACACAGGCACCGAATGTCGCACCGCCGCTCCCGCCGCTGCTGACGGAGCCGTCGCCGTTGCCAGCGTCCACGCCCGTGCGGTTCTTCACGGAGTCCTCATCGTCACAGCCCACGGCTAGCGAAACCGCGAGGCCCACGCAGAGCGCACCAACCAGTCCCATCCCCAATCGCATCGCCTGAGCATACTCTGGGGCCTCGCGGTCGTCGCGCTGGTCACTCGCAGAACCGCCGATTTTAGCGGCGGCCGCACGCAGCTGCGCTGTTCGCCCACAATCTGCGCAACCGGTGGCTCCAGGGGGCGAAAGCAGACCCAGCCAAGGCAATGGCCCTCCAGTGAGGCAAGCGCGCCGGGTCGTACCCCAAGCCATGACCCGGCGCGCGCCTCCCTCGAGGGCACTCAGCTCTAAGCAAATCGACCTGGGGAAACGCAGCCGCTCGCAAGGGAGCGTGCGGCACGTGCCCTCGATTCCGCTGGGGTCAAGCGTGGAGGGCCATTGCCGAGGCTTCTAATCCCCAAGGCCTTAATCCCCAAGGAAAGAAGAGAGCCATGACCCAACGAGACAAGCTGACCCTGATGACCCTGGACCGCATCGAGCACGAGCTAGCAGAGCAGAACAAAGCTTGGGAACAAGCCCTCGCCGCCTTGGCCGAGTTCAAGGACGCAACCCTGGTGCTAGACGAACAGACCTTCGAAGAGCTCACCGCGCCGCCTCCGGCGCCCAAACTCGCGGCCTTCGCCGCCCGCTGCTGAAAGGAACGAACGATGAATCAAGGAGTGACACCGACTGGACCCAACTACGCGGCGATCGATGCCGTGAACTTCGGCGGGAGCGAAGAGTGCTCCGGCATTCCGCAGAGCCCCTACCTTGGCGTGGAGGAGATGATGGTGCTGCTGTCGACGCGGCTCGGGAAGCTCGACGATGAAGTGAAAGTGATGATGGCCGATCAGAAGAAGCGCATCGAGCAGCGCTCAGCGATCAAGGACTTTGAAAATGCGATGGGGGAGTTTCAGCCGCCCAAAAACGACGCGGAGTACCAAAAGATGCGAACGAACATGGAGAAGGCAATCAACTCCTTGCCGGAAGGTGACCCGGTTCGGTCCGACCTCGAGCAACAGCTATCGGGACTCGACGGTGCGAACCGCGCTTGCAGTGTCACCATGACGACTCCTTCGACGGAGACCCAGGGAGTGGTCGAGGGGATCGTGTCATACGTTCCCCGTTCCAAGGATGCTTGGGTCGCTGACAAGCAGGAAATCGCCAACATGGCTGAGAACCTCGGCGACAACGCGGAGATGGAGATGCTCACGCTGCAGAGCCATATGACCAAGCGCACTACGCTGGTTCAGCTCACCACCAACATCGTCCAGAAGCTCGAGGCGGCTCCGGACATGATCGCCAAGAACATCTGAGCGTCATGATCCACACGGCAATGGAGGGCTCCGAGGAGCCCTCCCCCGAGCTGCTCTACGCCGCGGGGCACTGGCTGTTCGAAGCCGAGCGCTACGCGGATGCCGCCACGCTGTTTCGCTTGCTGGCGGTCACCAAACCAAACGACGAGCGCGCCTGGGTGGCCCTGGGCGAGTGCCATGAGCGCGTCGGTCACCAGCGCGTTGCCCTGGAGATGTACGGCGTCGGCATGGTCGAGGCTGAGCCGGCGCCGCGCTGCGCCTTGGGCCGCGCGCGGCTACTGAAGAACCTGGGAGAAGACGCCGACGAGGCCTTTGCGCTGGCCCGCGACTGCATCTACGAGGCCGACGCCGAAGAGCTCCTCCCCATTCTGGACGCTTGTGAGCGAGAGGCGCACTGAATATGCAAGTCACAGCATCGAACAACGCGGCAGCAGCGATGCC from the Polyangiaceae bacterium genome contains:
- the arfB gene encoding aminoacyl-tRNA hydrolase, coding for MADALEITARIIIPASDLSWSAVRASGPGGQNVNKVASKVELRFDAGNSRALSEETRARLIQLAGSRASLEGVIVIVAQDTRDQRRNLELARERLAELVRQALVRPKRRRPTKPSRAATARRLDAKKRQGDKKRSRQAGFD
- a CDS encoding peptidoglycan DD-metalloendopeptidase family protein, with the protein product MKRTSACLLGLGLGLLYAGSAGATPQLAAPWPCGVTCSVTQGHNTGSHTAEGAYAWDIGIGLGGEVSAPADGTVRMIRMDSSSYGCDSAYANDANYVIIAFGDGTEALFLHLQAGSSSLSVGQSVKRGDVVGRVGNSGWICGTHLHFQIQQSCGSWWCQSLPSTFQNFGDPSLGTNITSDNCGPPPSCDARLNGSELVIDESDSACFERATSYWWDVAEGYGDHHYYTFTTDAVDQETYGRWHFHVDTPGDYELSVHVPNSEASSQNAVYDVFDGAGITSSPSVNQAAQKGWVSLGVYSLTQGDDRYVSLGDNTGENYDSLMRKLSFDAVRWTPAGAGNGGAGGAGAEGGAAGASTGGSNSSNGGVANGGSAGSAGSWPGGGSGADSSGGAGAAGSAGAGFNPATSTSDGDSGCACRLTRNDAPRQSPSALFALLGLLLLRRRRSRRSALGPSQA
- a CDS encoding tetratricopeptide repeat protein, with the translated sequence MIHTAMEGSEEPSPELLYAAGHWLFEAERYADAATLFRLLAVTKPNDERAWVALGECHERVGHQRVALEMYGVGMVEAEPAPRCALGRARLLKNLGEDADEAFALARDCIYEADAEELLPILDACEREAH